One window of the Rufibacter radiotolerans genome contains the following:
- a CDS encoding toxin-antitoxin system YwqK family antitoxin, with product MVKVYKAGLLLILVLLSFQSMAVEWPWKWNKVGKRGDRHGKWREYYSHKPEQLMYVGRFNHGKERGTWKTYSPDGKLERVERYKPAKKKVLTTFYHPNGKVSHQGIAYLFEENGYLKYQWHGDWQYYDSTGTWRGWKSFNKGKALSAEPILTKKEGGK from the coding sequence ATGGTTAAAGTATACAAGGCAGGTTTACTGCTGATCTTGGTTCTACTGTCTTTTCAGAGCATGGCCGTGGAATGGCCCTGGAAATGGAACAAGGTGGGTAAAAGGGGAGACCGACACGGAAAATGGCGGGAATATTACAGCCACAAGCCTGAGCAGCTCATGTATGTGGGTAGGTTCAACCACGGGAAGGAGCGGGGCACCTGGAAAACCTATTCCCCGGACGGAAAACTGGAACGGGTTGAACGCTATAAGCCGGCCAAGAAAAAAGTCCTGACTACCTTTTACCACCCCAACGGAAAGGTGTCTCACCAGGGAATTGCCTATCTCTTTGAGGAAAATGGCTACCTGAAATACCAATGGCACGGCGACTGGCAGTACTATGACTCCACAGGGACTTGGCGCGGTTGGAAATCCTTTAACAAAGGAAAAGCCCTGTCCGCTGAACCCATCCTTACCAAGAAAGAAGGAGGCAAATAG
- a CDS encoding PhoH family protein, whose translation MKTPATSRKRAAKPAAAAKSSKAFVLDTSVILYDHSAVEHFGEHDVAIPITVLEELDNFKKGNDIKNFEAREFIRFIDNLSTEHMLQTWIPLPGSNKGRFKVLMGNGALLDAEKIFNDDKADHKILNATLSLQQEMPDHKVVLVTKDINLRLKARALNLAAEDYETGKIHNVSNLYRGNDLVEDIPQTVISQLYDQGVCPVDEALPNPPSDNHYFILRSAKSSALAYYNPKDRALERVDKLTAVGVKPRNAEQTFALHAILHPDIKLVSIQGVAGTGKTLLALAGALEQQEVYRQIYLARPIVPLSNRDLGFLPGDANSKIAPYMEPLWDNLKFIQNQYPEHSRESNRIKEMVEDERLVITPLAYIRGRSLSNIIFIVDEAQNLTPHEIKTIISRAGENTKIIFTGDIYQIDTPYLDSQSNGLSYLIDKVKNHPLYAHVTLQRGERSELANLANDLL comes from the coding sequence GTGAAAACTCCTGCCACCTCCCGTAAACGCGCAGCCAAACCAGCAGCTGCAGCCAAATCTAGCAAGGCCTTTGTCCTGGACACGTCCGTTATTCTGTATGACCATAGCGCGGTAGAGCATTTTGGGGAGCATGACGTGGCCATTCCCATCACGGTGCTAGAGGAACTGGACAATTTTAAAAAGGGCAATGACATCAAGAACTTTGAAGCCCGGGAGTTCATCAGGTTCATAGATAATCTGTCTACCGAACACATGCTGCAGACCTGGATTCCCTTGCCCGGTAGCAATAAAGGAAGGTTTAAGGTCTTGATGGGCAACGGCGCGCTCCTGGATGCCGAGAAAATCTTCAATGATGACAAAGCCGACCACAAGATCCTGAATGCCACCCTTTCGCTGCAGCAGGAAATGCCGGACCATAAGGTGGTCTTGGTTACCAAAGACATTAACCTACGCCTGAAGGCAAGGGCCCTTAACCTAGCCGCCGAGGACTACGAGACGGGCAAGATCCATAACGTTTCTAACCTGTACCGAGGGAATGATCTGGTGGAGGATATTCCGCAGACCGTTATTTCGCAGCTGTATGATCAGGGCGTTTGCCCGGTAGACGAGGCCTTGCCCAACCCACCCTCAGATAACCATTACTTTATTCTACGCAGCGCTAAGTCTTCTGCCTTAGCATATTATAACCCCAAAGATCGGGCCCTGGAACGGGTAGATAAGTTAACGGCCGTGGGAGTGAAACCCCGTAATGCGGAACAAACCTTTGCCTTGCATGCCATTCTGCACCCAGACATAAAACTTGTTTCTATCCAAGGCGTTGCCGGTACCGGAAAGACTTTATTGGCCCTGGCAGGCGCTTTGGAACAGCAGGAGGTCTACCGGCAGATCTACCTGGCCCGCCCCATTGTGCCGCTAAGTAACCGCGACTTGGGTTTTCTGCCCGGCGATGCCAACTCCAAGATTGCGCCTTACATGGAGCCACTCTGGGACAACCTCAAGTTCATCCAGAACCAATACCCGGAACACAGCCGCGAAAGTAACCGCATAAAGGAAATGGTGGAAGATGAACGACTGGTCATTACGCCGCTTGCCTACATTAGGGGGCGAAGCCTGTCTAACATTATCTTTATTGTAGATGAGGCCCAGAACCTTACCCCACACGAGATCAAAACCATCATCTCCCGGGCCGGCGAAAACACCAAAATCATTTTCACCGGAGACATTTACCAGATAGACACCCCTTACCTGGATTCCCAAAGTAACGGCCTCTCCTACCTGATTGACAAAGTCAAAAACCACCCGCTTTACGCCCACGTGACCCTTCAGCGCGGGGAACGCTCTGAACTGGCCAACCTTGCTAATGACCTTCTTTAA
- a CDS encoding DinB family protein — MIPRPLPGDYAAYYTSYIQTIPEQADVLDLLQKLQQEVNQLFGRVSATEADFAYEPGKWTIKQLLGHMNDTERIMAYRALCIARGEQAPLPGFDENDYVRNGYFEERTLAGLLAEHHAIRAATIALLDTLPEAAFSRRGNANGQPVTVAGLAFIIAGHERHHLNIFKERYLVKI, encoded by the coding sequence ATGATACCTAGACCACTTCCCGGCGATTACGCCGCCTATTATACTTCCTACATCCAGACAATTCCTGAGCAGGCAGATGTGCTGGATCTGCTCCAGAAACTGCAACAAGAAGTGAATCAGCTTTTTGGCCGAGTAAGTGCCACGGAGGCCGACTTCGCCTATGAGCCCGGTAAATGGACCATTAAACAACTGCTGGGCCACATGAACGACACGGAACGCATTATGGCCTACCGCGCCCTTTGCATTGCCCGCGGCGAGCAGGCGCCTTTGCCTGGCTTTGATGAAAATGATTACGTGCGAAACGGTTATTTTGAGGAAAGAACCTTGGCTGGCCTTCTGGCCGAGCACCATGCTATCAGGGCCGCCACCATTGCCTTATTAGATACCCTGCCAGAAGCAGCTTTCTCCCGCCGGGGTAATGCCAACGGACAACCCGTTACTGTGGCAGGGCTCGCTTTTATCATTGCTGGCCATGAGCGCCATCACCTCAATATCTTTAAAGAGCGCTACCTGGTGAAAATTTAG